The segment TCCATCCAGGCCAGGGTCGAGTCGTACTCGTACATGCCGCCTGAAAACACGCCCACCACTTCCAGCCTCTGCATGGTGGGCATCATGCCCACGGGAGACAAGGTCCCGGACGGGGAAATGATGCTAATTACGTCCCCGGGGATGACGTTCAGGTTGTTGGCCATTTCCTTGCCCAGAATAATCCCCGGGCGTCCCTCCGGGTTGGAGGCCTCATCCGGGACCAGACGGTCCCAGGCCCCCGGCGGCTCCACTTTATCTTTAAGGTCAAATATCTCGTTGCTCAATGCGGGGTTGACGCCCCGCAGCAAAGCGCCGGACGCGCCGCGCCGGCTGCGGATCATGGCCTGGCTCTGGATGAACGGCGCCGCTCCCAAGACACCGGGAACCTGCAAAATTTCCTTCCTGGCTTCCATATATTCGCCCATGCCCTGGGCCATGCCGCCCGGCATGACGATGACATGGGGCGTGGAGCCCAGAATGCGCTCCTTGATATGGGCTTCGGCGCCGGTCATGACGGCGATGACGACGATAAGGGCCGTCACCCCCAGGCCCACCCCGCACAAAGACAGGACCGTGATTAAGGACGCAAAGGCTTCCCTGCGTTTGGCCCTCAGGTAGCGGCCGCCGATAAATAGCTCAAAGGCCATAATCTAAAGGAATCATCCTTCCTTTTTATTCGGCGCCTCGTCCCCGGTCTTCAGGGAAGCGGCATGGCGCATGTGCGGGAAGAGAATCACCTCCCTGATGGACGCGGCGTCAGTCAGCAGCATGGCAAGGCGGTCAATGCCCACGCCCTGGCCCGCGGTGGGAGGCATGCCGTATTCCAGAGCCTCCACATAGTCTTCGTCCATCCAATGGGCTTCTTCATCCCCGGCTTCCTTATCCGCCACCTGCTGCAAAAAGCGGCCCCTCTGGTCGTTGGGATCGTTCAATTCGGAAAAGCCGTTGGCGATTTCCTTGCCTGCTATGAACAGTTCAAAGCGCTCGGTAAGATCCGGCTCTTTCTGGCTTCTGCGTGAAAGCGGCGACACTTCCACAGGATAGCTGTGGATGAAGGTGGGCTGGACCAACTCCGGCTCCACCAAGGCGTCAAAGAGCTTGGTCATGATTTTTCCCGTGCGCGCTTTTTTATCAATGGGCACGTTTTTGGATTCCGCAAAGGCGATGAGCTTGTCCCGGTCTTCCAGGACTTCCTTGTCCGCTCCGCCGATGGTTTGCAGGGCGTTGAACATGGAGATGCGCTTCCAGGGGCCTTCAAAGCTGATTTCCTGGCCCTGGTACATAAAGGTCGTGGAGCCGAGAACCTCTTTGGCCACGTGCTGGAACATCTCTTCGGTCAGCTCCATAAGGTCGTGGTATGTGGCGTAAGCCCAGTAAAACTCCAGCATGGTGAACTCGGGGTTGTGCCGCGTGGACACCCCTTCGTTACGAAAGTTGCGGTTGATTTCATACACCCGTTCCAGGCCGCCGACCACCAGGCGCTTCAGGTAAAGCTCCGGGGCGATTCGCAGATACAGGGCCATGTCCAGGGCGTTGTGGTGGGTCACAAAGGGGCACGCCTCGGCGCCGCCGGGAATGGGCTGCATCATGGGGGTTTCCACTTCCAGGAAATCCCGTTGATCAAAGAATCTGCGCATGGCCCGGACGATTTTGCTGCGGCGTATGAACGTCTCCCGGGTTTCCTCGTTCATGATCAGGTCCAGGTAGCGCTGACGATAGCGCTTTTCCGGATCTTTCAGCTTGTTGTATTTTTCCGGCAAAGGCCTGAGGGACTTGCAAAGGAGCGTCAGCTCCCGAGCCGCCAGGGTCCATTCGCCGGTCTTGGTCTTGAAGATGGTTCCCTTTAGGCCCACAAAGTCGCCCACATGCAGGGCTTTGAAAACTTTAAAAGCCTGCTCGTCAACCTGGTCCTTGCGGATGTAAGCCTGCATCTGGCCGGTCCTGTCCTTGAACCGCACAAAGGCCGACTTTCCAAACTTATTGATGGCCATGAGCCTGCCTGCAACGCCGAACACAGGGCCTTCGTCCGTCAGGCTGTCGGGGGCTTCTTCGGTTACGGCCAATATTTCCGATATGGTGTTTTCCACGACATATCCGCTGGGATACGGCTCTATGCCTTCTTCGCGAAGGGCTTCCATTTTCTCCCGGCGTATGTCCAGTTCCGTTTTTTTCACTTGTTTTTGTTCCTTGTCATTCCGGCGGCGCGTCCCGCCTTTTCATCCGGGCTGCATCCTTATTAATCATCTTGGATTGCAGCATAGTCTATCGTCCATAAGCACGCTGGCTTCTTTAAACCGATACTGTTAAAACATAGGCTTTGCCAGTGTCAACCCGGATTATTGAGGCGTGCGCTGCATGAATTGCATAATTGCTTAAAAAACAAAGATTTGCAACAAAGAATCCTATCTTGAAAAAAGATTTCGCCATGCCCATGGGTTTTGAAGGGTTTGGGGATCAATCCGGGGCCGAGACAGGGGGGGCGGCCCGGCGGGCCATGACGGAAAAGGTGCTGCCTTTTTCTGGCACGCTATCCACGTCCAATAGAAAACCATAGGCCTCCAGAATCCGGTATACAACGCACAAGCCCAAACCGCTGCCCTGGGATTTGGTGGTGAAAAAGGGCTCGAAAAGCGATTTTATGGTATTTTCATCAATGCCCGAGCCGTCGTCTTTAACCCGAATTGCTATGGTCTCATTATCGACGGCCTCGGTGATAATGGTCACATGGCCTTCGCTTTCAATGGCCTGGGCCGAATTTAAAAGGAAGTTCCAGATCACCTGCCTTAAATGGGAGGCGTCCATGGCGATCCAGTGGGATGGGTCCAGTTGGACGTGGATGGTCAGCCTGTCCGCGGCCATGCGGTCCCGGCGAAAAAGCTCCACAATTTCGTTCAAATGATTGGCCAGGCAGATGGGGGTTGGGTTTTTAGCCACGGGCCTGGCGAATTGCAGGAACTCGTTGACCAAGTCCCCCAGGCGGTCGGCCTCTCTCAAGATGATGCGCATGAGCTTGTCGTTGGCCGGCTCCAGGACCAGGTCGTCGTGGAGCAATCGCACCGACCCCACAAGGGCGGCAAGGGGGTTTTTGATTTCGTGGGTCAGGCGGGCCGCCATTTCGCCGACAGCGGCCATTTTTTCCACCCGCTGCATATGCTGGCGGACGGAGCGCAGTTCCTGCCGGGTTTTGTATTCCTGTTCGGAGAGCAGGCTGCTGAGGCCGGCCACCAAAAAGCAGGCTACGGTGGTCATCATGATTTTGAAGACGATCTGATTCCAGGGGACCTCGCCCGTGGAGATGCCTGCGCCTTTGTCAAAGGCTTCCAAAAGCCCGAAATACTCCAAATCGATCAACAGGCCGTATTGGATGCTGCACAGGGCCGCAATGATAACGGTTCCGTTTCGCTGGAGAAAGAGGCTGGAGTATATGATAATTACCAGATACAAAAAGGAGAAAACGCTGGAATAGCCGCCGGTTACGTAAATAACGAGGGTTACCAGCACGGTGTCCAGCGCCAATTGCACGTAGGAGAAGACCTGGAGGGGGATGGTGGAAAACAGCAGGGCGTAAAAAAAGGTCAGAAGATAGGTGCCTGCTATGATGCCATACAAAACCAGCAGGGGCGGGGTGGCGTCCAGGGGCGGGTCCTGCCACTGGGCCACGATGGTCGCTCCCAAAAGAAGGGTGGTGAAAACCACCCTTAGGAGCATGAGCCATTGGAGCCGAGGCCTTAACTCGTGTTCGGAGGCAGGCCCCGGCCCTCTTCTTTCCTGAAATGTTACCCGTGCGGTTGACAATTGTCCGTCTCTCCGGAGGCGTCTAACTAGCCACGGCGCCGGCCATCTGGAACACGGGGAGATACATGGAGATAACCAGGCCGCCGACGACCACGCCCAAAAAGGCCATCATAAAAGGTTCGATCATGGAGGTCAGGTTGTCCACCGCCTGATCCACTTCGTTGTCGTAAAAGTCGGCGATTTTCTCCAACATGGTGTCCAGGGCGCCCGTTTGCTCGCCGACCGAAATCATCTGGACGACCATGGACGGAAAAACTCCCGTTTCCGCCAAGGGGTCCGCCATGGTGCGGCCTTCGGTGATTCCCGCCCGGACCGAAAAGATAGCTTTTTCAACGGTTTTGTTGCCCGAG is part of the Desulfatibacillum aliphaticivorans DSM 15576 genome and harbors:
- a CDS encoding two-component system sensor histidine kinase NtrB, encoding MSTARVTFQERRGPGPASEHELRPRLQWLMLLRVVFTTLLLGATIVAQWQDPPLDATPPLLVLYGIIAGTYLLTFFYALLFSTIPLQVFSYVQLALDTVLVTLVIYVTGGYSSVFSFLYLVIIIYSSLFLQRNGTVIIAALCSIQYGLLIDLEYFGLLEAFDKGAGISTGEVPWNQIVFKIMMTTVACFLVAGLSSLLSEQEYKTRQELRSVRQHMQRVEKMAAVGEMAARLTHEIKNPLAALVGSVRLLHDDLVLEPANDKLMRIILREADRLGDLVNEFLQFARPVAKNPTPICLANHLNEIVELFRRDRMAADRLTIHVQLDPSHWIAMDASHLRQVIWNFLLNSAQAIESEGHVTIITEAVDNETIAIRVKDDGSGIDENTIKSLFEPFFTTKSQGSGLGLCVVYRILEAYGFLLDVDSVPEKGSTFSVMARRAAPPVSAPD
- the lysS gene encoding lysine--tRNA ligase gives rise to the protein MKKTELDIRREKMEALREEGIEPYPSGYVVENTISEILAVTEEAPDSLTDEGPVFGVAGRLMAINKFGKSAFVRFKDRTGQMQAYIRKDQVDEQAFKVFKALHVGDFVGLKGTIFKTKTGEWTLAARELTLLCKSLRPLPEKYNKLKDPEKRYRQRYLDLIMNEETRETFIRRSKIVRAMRRFFDQRDFLEVETPMMQPIPGGAEACPFVTHHNALDMALYLRIAPELYLKRLVVGGLERVYEINRNFRNEGVSTRHNPEFTMLEFYWAYATYHDLMELTEEMFQHVAKEVLGSTTFMYQGQEISFEGPWKRISMFNALQTIGGADKEVLEDRDKLIAFAESKNVPIDKKARTGKIMTKLFDALVEPELVQPTFIHSYPVEVSPLSRRSQKEPDLTERFELFIAGKEIANGFSELNDPNDQRGRFLQQVADKEAGDEEAHWMDEDYVEALEYGMPPTAGQGVGIDRLAMLLTDAASIREVILFPHMRHAASLKTGDEAPNKKEG
- a CDS encoding lipoprotein-releasing ABC transporter permease subunit, which codes for MAFELFIGGRYLRAKRREAFASLITVLSLCGVGLGVTALIVVIAVMTGAEAHIKERILGSTPHVIVMPGGMAQGMGEYMEARKEILQVPGVLGAAPFIQSQAMIRSRRGASGALLRGVNPALSNEIFDLKDKVEPPGAWDRLVPDEASNPEGRPGIILGKEMANNLNVIPGDVISIISPSGTLSPVGMMPTMQRLEVVGVFSGGMYEYDSTLAWMDMKQAQKFLRMGDTVSGMEVRVKDIYKADRIASEITGALGPMFWATDWMRMNKNLFEALKMEKRAMFVILILIVLVAAFNISTTLIMMVTEKRKDIAILKAMGATKRSILKIFVLNGMFIGIVGTALGISIGTLLCTILEKYQFIKLDGSVYLFDRLPVKMEMFDVLVISGAALLICLLATLYPAWRASRLDPVEIIRYG